In a single window of the Esox lucius isolate fEsoLuc1 chromosome 22, fEsoLuc1.pri, whole genome shotgun sequence genome:
- the spag17 gene encoding sperm-associated antigen 17 has protein sequence MPPKRVRSGTVSAAAATAFGNKAWETGLTAAPFEEETWRASISLVVGERLGDEELISALQLAVQQSLRRLFSVITWDATLEKIHELGNPKVKKTKDAPMFYEVMEAAKALLDAGEELPCDLLGKLLKFQLLGVKAGDQQRRATEMRDAEEKDMTKAGNVSPTKDRAGAKPVAKGDKGKKVAEPIAPAKETKLKKRGEKDDTHRYIDDEPDSGPEHYILVVGFHQAQLVYVLDTLGVHVSNVIKLTSVRPDRPKAPLEDSEESEAVGQRRQRELDQFWCQLEGVLNRGSVFSKLCDVARLSHTTKETLMPQDKGNTEAMLGIGTGLFEEVACLIYDSLDWRRQHQHYLNNTRLVQVPSVTRAEACNTQENPAETVQTPTPRTPGPRKRQAHEETTAATEPETDALTTDVDMRYYKDLLDQIPPEASSVPLILHCMLDQVVATEQDIAPLSAAGSEKGVFGLEKSLVDYMLSAFMSLPRSDHEKKTIRETFGAVERSQQVTECQRPLLISCHDERALRLHHLPVHNSFDAVTSEAEMMRNTRVWNLLRSVRPLSGNASRLARIQELTHYCTDEFLSWPEVERLFSQFVFESMPLTQVDESGLLMAVCSPQPACLPWVDPVCFVKWFQGREVDHNLSSVMAVTDIQKCRLRSLRDWHYAEHHDSKVFPQILQTASQSYECMDSFCGSQDNTLFLVCHNPMNSQRQCKELWEVSLHTDVGFRMYLEHVAESISDWTREEEAKWQFLQAKSVLGNLRGATPLDYSEKDRTDSAVKKGTVATSSGRSPMIPEEDPPDQHIREDSLKAWKIEQERLKEEQMKKTKKDKGGKAGGSAKRVELADSSREHKKTPSSMRKSREDVSKTPDPVLDNPVDESTDLQSPSEAFAGFTGYGVDGQLIQVSGQVESLHPSDGGRIQVETIHFVQGPTLLKVSVTKDKHHFCTHITQPIRVLDDRPKETQCAGSGCMRLGSFSAVLDDGMHLSYSHYGPTGEHGSSLSTVPSDLLRKKPQSSQGPGDAQPPRETHETLTNTETRVRESPVALPGNAPFQALSISTPSGLLLQFLRDDTAGGESAERDVMVRQSFPLHRGGDGGGNRLSEPSLNGELSRVITAEGSVVKCMRDGSIQVLFADGSVSTSPGSRPVMFPPHELPAEDEELLKDSPTPEAKDRKGKLSSRQSMGADPCQIDPEPREDQQRSGQAQGRQGASWITTTPSGYRVATIGGQTLEPSPVLAFRATDPVSQTVVITREDKVLSVLDRDGTVIVDHADGTRITTLYQEREARRGWSLECLNTARRPSSSVCRMEKVVTVERPGFATVAMFTEGRTCSVFFGDSTVVTATRAGAYHVYPSSVGLLWINPDGSTMYASEPEGSPEPGPAGWSSREWPGCYVMKHAVTTAADKLCEVTDHHGNHFQVMGDGQTSVEISSALNSSVDEDEDVDEGDTEGELAKHVEDKVHSPRFFMAHEDGSGTELLYSRAVEEDLDRAYADPTVALLKEPLPDRPGVLGITVLRPARQDVWSRWVIQKQNKDIMPANLKSRNWENFPSVERKTPGPPFGTTLGRGLTLKEKPGSEGGRAVPCCPDVLEVRQLLQYRPVSGQLRSTLDTRLKEYMEQVMRRESLSEEMQLKDPRSEEEKLRAVDLLKLVLSERPSTASEKSPDVAALYIHALTPPALQTEASVSEKDIRRGSDGLSESRWKSRMEQHRRDLEQAKLYRHALRNVIIPPYFHSENGPGFESSGEVPDMRALSQSLPPFPKTTDTRSFIKDAPEETDLPHRPLNPRPPPAAGSDARPVGRATNPSSQPAGDSFHAVSTDRRRRGDVEPGSAQLNVAGNPRTHRVKLPSSILSSKPCSTPNQQFLRVEEPVRRKVKTVSVTGGQKRLPRGFELLPVEVQFGALKEGCTYSVTVLMKNVGFDTCRFSVKQPSPGTGLRVIYSPGPVAAGMKTELQVELYAMATDLEEPAEGEAYVSHQIHIRTESEILYLPVSATILPERLYDSRTRDHTNGAQMGVSKVRLISSNPPVRRGVVLPYRPLIPTTGKLG, from the exons ATGCCACCAAAAAGAGTCAGAAGTGGGACAGTGTCCGCTGCTGCTGCGACGGCATTTGGAAACAAGGCTTGGGAAACGGGACTCACTGCAGCACCATTTGAAGAG GAGACTTGGAGGGCCAGCATTTCTCTTGTGGTTGGAGAGAGGCTGGGTGATGAGGAGCTTATCAGTGCTCTCCAGCTGGCTGTACAGCAGTCCCTGCGGAGACTGTTCAGTGTAATCACCTGGGACGCCACCCTGGAAAAG ATCCATGAACTGGGAAACCCAAAAGTGAAGAAGACCAAGGATGCACCTATGTTTTATGAG GTTATGGAAGCAGCCAAAGCCCTGCTGGATGCAGGAGAAGAGCTGCCCTGTGACCTACTAGGTAAACTGCTCAAGTTCCAGTTGCTGGGGGTGAAGGCCGGTGACCAGCAGAGGAGGGCCACAGAGATGAGG gATGCCGAGGAGAAGGACATGACCAAGGCTGGCAATGTCTCCCCGACCAAAGACAGAGCCGGTGCCAAGCCCGTTGCCAAAGGCGACAAGGGTAAGAAAGTTGCAGAACCCATAGCCCCGGCCAAGGAGACCAAGCTcaagaagaggggagagaaagacgACACCCACAGGTACATAG ATGACGAGCCGGACAGTGGTCCTGAGCACTATATCCTGGTGGTGGGCTTCCATCAGGCACAGCTGGTCTATGTGCTGGACACTCTGGGTGTCCACGTATCCAATGTCATCAAGCTGACCTCGGTAAGACCAGACCGGCCAAAGGCACCCCTGGAGGACAGTGAGG AGTCCGAGGCTGTCGGCCAAAGGAGACAGCGTGAGCTGGATCAGTTCTGGTGTCAGTTAGAGGGGGTGCTGAACAGGGGCTCGGTCTTCTCCAAGCTGTGTGATGTGGCTCGTCTCAGTCACACCACTAAAGAGACCCTGATGCCCCAGGACAAAGGCAACACAGAGGCTATG CTTGGGATTGGGACAGGACTGTTTGAGGAGGTGGCATGTCTGATCTATGACAGTCTGGACTGGAGAAGACAACACCAGCACTACCTCAACAACACGCGACTAGTCCAGGTCCCCTCTGTCACCAGGGCTGAGGCTTGCAACACCCAGGAAAACCCAGCAGAG ACTGTTCAAACACCAACACCACGGACACCTGGGCCTAGGAAGAGGCAGGCTCACGAGGAGACAACTGCAGCGACAG AGCCTGAAACGGATGCGCTGACCACTGATGTAGATATGCGCTACTACAAGGACCTGTTGGACCAGATCCCCCCCGAAGCCTCGTCGGTTCCCCTCATACTTCACTGCATGTTGGACCAG gtagtGGCCACTGAGCAGGACATCGCTCCCCTGTCTGCAGCAGGATCGGAGAAGGGTGTGTTTGGCCTGGAGAAAAGCCTGGTGGACTACATGCTCTCAGCCTTCATGTCTCTGCCTCGCTCCGACCATGAGAAGAAG ACAATCAGGGAGACTTTTGGTGCTGTGGAGAGGTCCCAGCAGGTCACTGAGTGTCAGAGACCTCTACTTATCAGCTGTCACGACGAGAGAGCCTTGAGACTGCATCACCTGCCG GTCCACAACAGCTTTGATGCGGTGACGAGTGAGGCGGAGATGATGAGAAACACTCGAGTGTGGAATCTTCTTCGCTCCGTCCGCCCCCTGAGTGGAAACGCATCCAGACTGGCCCGCATCCAGGAACTCACACACTACTGCACTGACG AGTTTCTGAGCTGGCCGGAGGTAGAGAGACTGTTCAGCCAGTTTGTGTTTGAGAGCATGCCTCTGACCCAGGTGGACGAGAGTGGCCTGCTGATGGCAGTTTGTTCCCCACAACCTGCCTGCCTACCCTGGGTTGATCCGGTCTGCTTTG TTAAGTGGTTCCAGGGGCGTGAAGTGGACCACAATTTGTCCAGTGTGATGGCTGTGACTGACATTCAGAAGTGTCGTCTGCGATCGCTCAGGGACTGGCACTACGCAGAGCACCACGATTCCAAAGTCTTTCCGCAG ATTCTTCAGACTGCCTCTCAGTCCTATGAATGCATGGACTCCTTCTGTGGTAGTCAGGACAACACTTTGTTTCTCGTCTGTCACAATCCCATGAACTCTCAGAGACAGTGCAAAGAACTGTGGGAGGTGTCTCTTCACACCGACGTCGGGTTTAG GATGTACCTAGAGCATGTGGCAGAGTCCAtctctgattggacaagagagGAGGAGGCCAAATGGCAATTTCTGCAGGCCAAGAGCGTGTTGGGTAATCTGAGAGGAGCCACGCCTTTGGACTACTCAGAGAAAGACAGGACAGACTCGGCTGTCAAGAAGGGCACAGTCGCAA CATCTTCGGGGAGGTCTCCCATGATCCCAGAGGAGGACCCTCCAGACCAACACATCAGAGAGGACTCTCTCAAG GCATGGAAAATAGAGCAGGAGAGACTGAAGGAGgagcaaatgaagaaaaccAAGAAGGACAAAGGGGGGAAGGCAGGAGGCTCGGCAAAAAGGGTGGAACTTGCCGACTCGTCCAGGGAGCACAAGAAGACTCCGTCGTCCATGCGGAAGAGTCGTGAGGACGTGTCAAAAACACCCGATCCGGTTCTGGATAACCCCGTAGACGAAAGCACTGACTTGCAGTCGCCCAGTGAAGCCTTCGCT GGATTCACAGGCTACGGCGTCGATGGGCAGCTCATCCAGGTCTCAGGCCAGGTCGAGTCCCTACACCCTTCTGATGGCGGCCGCATCCAGGTGGAGACCATCCACTTCGTCCAGG GGCCGACACTCCTCAAAGTGAGTGTGACAAAGGACAAGCACCATTTCTGCACCCATATCACTCAGCCGATCAGAGTCCTGGATGACAGGCCGAAGGAGACGCAGTGTGCGGGCAGTGGGTGCATGAGGCTGGGCTCTTTCTCGGCTGTGCTGGATGACGGCATGCACCTCTCCTACAGTCACTACGGACCAACCGGAGAACACG GTTCCAGCCTCTCCACCGTCCCCTCTGACCTCCTCCGGAAGAAGCCCCAATCCTCCCAGGGCCCCGGAGATGCCCAGCCACCCAGAGAGACCCACGAGACCCTAACGAACACAGAG ACCCGAGTCCGTGAGAGTCCTGTCGCGTTACCAGGCAACGCTCCGTTCCAGGCGCTCAGCATCTCCACACCCAGTGGCCTTCTGCTGCAGTTCCTCCGTGACGACACCGCTG GCGGTGAATCGGCGGAGCGCGACGTGATGGTGAGGCAGAGTTTCCCGCTGCACCGCGGCGGCGACGGCGGAGGGAACCGCCTCAGTGAACCCTCCCTCAACGGGGAGCTTTCCAGGGTCATCACGGCCGAGGGCTCCGTGGTCAAGTGCATGAGAGATGGATCTATACAG GTGCTGTTTGCAGATGGTTCTGTCAGTACCAGTCCAGGTTCAAGACCTGTCATGTTCCCCCCTCATGAACTGCCTGCTGAAGATGAGGAGCTGCTGAAGGACTCACCGACACCAGAGGCCAAAGACAGGAAGG GTAAGCTGAGCTCCAGGCAGAGCATGGGGGCTGACCCATGCCAGATTGACCCAGAGCCCAGGGAGGACCAGCAGAGGTCCGGCCAGGCCCAGGGGAGACAGGGGGCCAGTTGGATCACCACCACTCCCTCCGGCTACAGAGTGGCCACCATAGGGGGTCAGACCTTGGAGCCAAGTCCTGTCCTGGCATTCAGAGCCACAGACCCAGTCAGCCAAACT GTTGTGATCACGCGGGAGGACAAGGTGTTGTCTGTGTTGGACCGAGACGGGACAGTGATTGTGGACCATGCAGACGGGACCAGGATTACCACCCTGTACCAGGAGAGAGAGGCCCGCCGTGGCTGGTCCCTGGAATGTCTTAACACGG CACGTAGGCCCAGCAGCTCTGTGTGTCGCATGGAGAAGGTCGTCACGGTGGAACGGCCGGGCTTTGCCACAGTAGCCATGTTCACCGAAGGCAGGACATGCAGCGTGTTCTTTGGGGACAGTACCGTGGTCACCGCCACCCGGGCCGGAGCCTACCAT GTGTACCCTTCCAGTGTGGGCTTGCTGTGGATCAACCCGGACGGGAGTACCATGTACGCGTCAGAACCAGAGGGCAGCCCAGAACCGGGCCCAGCCGGCTGGAGCTCGAGGGAGTGGCCCGGCTGCTACGTGATGAAACACGCCGTTACCACGGCGGCGGACAAGCTGTGTGAGGTCACGGACCACCACGGAAACCACTTCCAG GTGATGGGAGACGGCCAGACGTCTGTGGAGATCTCCAGTGCTCTGAACAGCAGTGtggatgaggatgaggatgtgGATGAAGGGGATACAGAGGGAGAGCTGGCCAAGCATGTTGAAGATAAAGTCCACTCGCCCAG GTTCTTCATGGCCCATGAAGACGGGTCTGGTACTGAGCTGCTGTACTCGCGAGCAGTAGAGGAGGATCTGGACCGGGCCTACGCTGACCCCACCGTGGCACTGCTCAAGGAACCTCTCCCGGATCGACCCG GAGTTCTGGGAATAACGGTACTGAGACCCGCTCGTCAGGACGTGTGGTCCAGGTGGGTCATTCAGAAACAGAACAAGGACATCATGCCTGCCAACCTTAAATCCAGGAACTGGGAGAACTTCCCCTCTGTGGAG AGGAAGACGCCGGGCCCCCCGTTCGGGACCACTCTGGGCCGGGGTCTGACCCTGAAAGAGAAGCCTGGTTCTGAGGGCGGCCGGGCGGTGCCTTGTTGTCCCGACGTCCTGGAGGTCCGGCAGCTGCTCCAGTACCGTCCAGTCAGCGGGCAGCTCCGCAGCACCCTGGACACGCGCCTCAAG GAGTACATGGAGCAAGTGATGCGCAGGGAGAGCCTGTCGGAGGAGATGCAGCTGAAAGACCCCCGTTCTGAGGAGGAGAAGCTCCGTGCTGTCGACCTGCTTAAGCTGGTCCTG TCAGAACGCCCCAGCACCGCTTCAGAGAAGAGCCCCG ATGTTGCCGCTCTGTACATCCATGCTCTGACGCCGCCAGCCCTGCAAACAGAGGCTTCTGTCTCCGAGAAAGACATCCGCAG AGGCAGTGATGGACTATCAGAGTCTAGGTGGAAAAGCAGGATGGAGCAACACCG ACGGGATCTTGAACAGGCGAAGCTGTACAGACATGCTCTCAGGAACGTCATCATTCCGCCATACTTCCACTCAGAGAACGGGCCAGGCTTTGAGTCTTCGGGGGAG GTCCCAGATATGAGAGCTTTGTCTCAGAGCCTTCCTCCCTTCCCTAAGACGACGGACACCCGGAGCTTCATCAAAGATGCCCCTGAAGAGACAG ATTTGCCTCATCGACCTCTGAATCCGAGACCCCCTCCCGCAGCAGGAAgtgatgcgcggcctgtcgggagAGCCACCAACCCTAGCTCTCAGCCTGCAG gGGACAGTTTCCATGCGGTCTCCACTGACAGGCGGCGCCGTGGTGACGTAGAGCCCGGTAGCGCCCAGCTGAACGTGGCAGGAAACCCGCGCACACACAGAGTCAAGCTGCCGTCCTCCATCCTCAGCTCCAAACCCTGCAGTACACCCAACCAGCAG TTCTTGCGTGTAGAGGAGCCCGTGAGGAGGAAGGTGAAGACTGTGTCTGTGACGGGAGGCCAGAAGCGACTCCCTCGGGGGTTCGAACTCCTTCCCGTGGAGGTGCAGTTTGGAGCACTGAAGGAGGGCTGCACCTACAGCGTCACAGTGCTGATGAAGAACGTTGGCTTCGACACCTGCAG GTTCAGCGTAAAACAGCCGAGCCCTGGTACCGGCCTTAGGGTGATCTACAGCCCAGGACCT GTGGCTGCTGGAATGAAGACGGAGCTGCAGGTGGAGCTGTACGCCATGGCCACCGACCTGGAGGAGCCAGCCGAGGGAGAGGCCTACGTCTCACACCAAATACACATTCGGACGGAGAGCGAGATCCTCTACCTGCCCGTCTCAGCCA CCATCCTCCCTGAGCGGCTGTATGACAGCAGGACCAGGGACCATACCAACGGGGCCCAGATGGGGGTGTCAAAGGTCCGCCTCATCTCCTCCAACCCCCCAGTCAGACGCGGAGTGGTCCTGCCTTACAGACCACTAATCCCCACCACAG GAAAACTTGGCTGA